In Lactuca sativa cultivar Salinas chromosome 5, Lsat_Salinas_v11, whole genome shotgun sequence, the DNA window TTCGCGTTTCTTTTTGAAGTTAATTGACATGCATTAGCCCGAACATAATGATCTTGTGTGAATGTACCGAATTTTAACGAGTTTGATAATGAACGAACTGGGTCAAAATCGATAAATTGACGTTTATACTAAATTTATTCATCAATTTCAAAGAAAACTCAAGTAAAAAACATTAAtctgtaaataactgttgaaattTTCATCACCCTGTTTCTTATTAGAAATCAGTCATCTCCTATAGTTGTTTTATTGAAATTCGACCAGAGATCTTTAAATCTTCTTACTTGATTCTCTCcggattaagtaaaaaagaaacaactgACTTTTTACAAGATTCCCTCATTTATTATTTCATTCAATTTCCTcactttttcaatattttttaaacatcagAGACAAATCCTTAAATGGATTCAAAACCCGCATACTAGTAGTTCCCTAACACTGTTTTTTGTTCTACAGTTGGATTTATGTGTTAACATTAGGAAAAATGTTCAAATGTAGTTCAAAGTCTCATTTCATGaggtaatcttttttttttttttctcaagtATATTACGAATCAAATTCAAGATCATCATTGTTATTTACATCTATATTCACAGGTTGGATGATCTAGATTCAAGATCATCATCATCACCCGCTTCCTCAGTTGCCATAAACAAACATGGATTCAAAGGACTTAAATCAATAGGCCAATCACTTAAACTCGGTGTAACTCGTGCTATATTTGCAGAAGATCTTAAAGTCTCAGAGAAAAAAATCTTTGACCCTCAAGATAAATTCCTTCTAACATGGAACAAATTCTTTGTTGTTTCTTGTATTTTAGCCGTATCATTGGACCCACTTTTTTTCTATCTTCCAGTTTTTGATCAATCTAAAACTTGCCTTGGTATAGACCAAAATTTAGCTATTATAGCTACAACGATTCGAACCTTTGTTGATTCTTTTTATCTTATTCACATGGCTCTTCAATTTAGAACTGCTTTCATTGCTCCTTCATCTCGAGTTTTTGGAAGGGGTGAACTTGTGATAGATCCTACACAAATAGCTAAAAGATACTTGAAGTGgtattttattattgattttcttGCTATCTTGCCCCTACCACAGGTTAGAATTACATAAGCTAAGATTTTGTTGAAAAGTTGTTAACTTAGCATATAAGGTCGTAAAATAGCAAATGTACTTTTTGAAAAGTTGGGACACTTTTTGATAGACTAGGCATAGCAACCTAAGTGGGACATATTGAAAATTACATTGCTATTTTATGACCTTATCTCAATTTCACAACTTAAAACATGTAATTGTTTTGTGTTTGACAATTTTGTAGATTATTATTTGGAAATATCTACATGGGTCTAAAGGTGCAGATGTACTCTCTACAAAACAATCACTATTTTTTATTGTGTTACTTCAATATATCCCAAGATTTGCACGAATTGTGCCTTTGACTTCTGAATTAAAAAGGACTGCTGGTGTCATTGCTGAAACTACATGGGCTGGTGCTGCTTATTATTTGTTGCTGTACATGCTCGCTAGTCATGTAAGTGTTGTctaatgtttaaaaaatatatgaaaaaaaatcatcgCAAACTTtgtaaaatgaaaagaaaaaaataattacGTAGTAAAAAAGAAACACTCATATATAGCTTGCcagattaagtaaaaaaaaataattatgtttattttttttttacagatAGTTGGGGCCTTTTGGTACATATTGTCAGTAGAGCGAAATGATACATGTTGGCAAATGGCTTGTGAAAGAAATGGTCATGATGTAAATTTGTTGTATTGTGGAAATAGCCACGTGCCAGGGTACAACAACTGGAGCAGTGTAAGTAACTCAGTATTAACCGAAGCTTGCACGCCAGATGGCGATGATCCGCCGTTTGATTTCGGGATTTTCGAGCAGGCTTTGTCTTCGGGCATCGTTTCGTCAAATAAGTTTGTATCAAAGTACTTGTACTGCTTGTGGTGGGGCCTACAGAATTTGAGGTTGATTGATTTGTTATATTAGACTGGGACCGAGACTGATATAAATATTGTTTGTGGAAAAGACATTAATGTCCCCCTCATCCTCATCATCAAAACATAGCCCTAGAAAAAATTACGGTCTaataatatttttctttttgttatagTACTCTCGGCCAAGGGCTTCAAACGAGCACGTATCCCGGAGAGTCTATATTTTCGATTACACTAGCGATTGCAGGGCTCATTCTCTTTGCCCTCTTGATAGGCAACATGCAGGTTAGGTTAAGAAACTGAATTTTTTTGTTTCATTGACATCAGTCTTAGTCCAATACATACTCCACACAAAACAGTATAATTTTAACACAAAACTGTATAATCTTAACACAAAACTGTATAATCTGTTCATGTCATAAATAGGACCTACAAAATGGAAATGTAATTGAGGTGTTTGAAGTGAGATTGACATGATTGTTTTGGTTTTTTAGACATACCTTCAATCTCTTACTATTCGTCTTGAAGAAATGAGAGTTAAGAGACGTGACTCAGAGCAGTGGATGCATCACCGGTTACTTCCGCAAGATCTTCGTGAGCGTGTAAGACGTTACGATCAGTACAAGTGGTTAGAAACTCGTGGAGTGGATGAAGAAAATTTGGTTCTGAGTTTACCCAAAGATTTGAGACGCGACATAAAGCGTCATCTTTGTCTCTCTTTGGTCAAAAGGGTAATTACTAACTTTCACCATATTTTGCATTTTACAACAACAGTAAAGTTTACATAATTCTTTATTTTCAGGTTCCTTTGTTTGAGGACATGGACGAGAGATTGTTGGATGCGATTTGTGAACGATTAAAACCCTGTTTATGCACCGATAACACTTACATTGTAAGAGAAGGTGACCCTGTTGATGAAATGCTGTTCATAATCCGAGGTCGCCTCGAGAGTGTAACAACTGATGGAGGGAGAACAGGGTTTTTCAACCGGAGTTTATTGAAAGAAGGAGACTTTTGTGGGGAGGAGCTTTTGACATGGGCACTCGATCCGAAATCTGGTTCAAACCTTCCTTCTTCAACTAGAACTGTAATGGCCTTGAGGGAGGTGGAGGCGTTTGCGTTAAAGGCTGATGAGTTGAAATTTGTTGCTGGCCAGTTTAGGCGGCTGCACAGTAGACAGGTGCAGCATACTTTCAGATTTTATTCGCAGCAGTGGCGGACTTGGGCGGCGTGTTTTATTCAGGCGGCTTGGCGGCGGTATTGCAGGCGGAAGATGCTCCGGCGGAAGGAGGAGGAAGAGGTGGAattgggtggtggtggtgatggaggTTCTCGCAGCCTTGGTGTTACGTTCTTGGTGTCGAAGTTTGCAACGAATGCTGTTCGTGGGGTTCACCGGAATCGGAATCGGGATGGGGACAGGGAGCGGAATCTGAATATGGGGAGGGAATTGGTGAATTTACCGAAACCCCCTGAACCTGATTTTAGTGCTGATGCTGATTAGTTTTTTGggtgttaatatattatatacgtGGGTTGTAGCATTACTGGTGTTGTACCTTGTGTCAGTGTAACTACGGATGGCTATGTTTTATACTGATTgtaactatttttatttttattttcaaaaaagttATACTGATTGTAACTATAACATTAcaaagaattatttaataaaagcatcaataaaaaaatttatgttttaaaaacatCCCAAACGGTTTTATGGTTTTATGGGCAAAGGTCGTCCcattatttttcattttgtatTGCTCATTACCGACCTCCAAAATGTCAATTTCATTAGCATTGGTAGTTCCTACGTCCATTAACAATTGTGTTGTAGTATTGTAGATGTCATTTAACATCGACATCTTTTGGtaaaaatcactcaacttaacgGTAAGTTGGTGGAGTGTCGAATAGGGTTCAAGACCATTTCATTTTGAAAAGatctataacaaaaaaaaaaaaaactttgcgaGTTACTGGCTCGATTCTCctccaaaacgtagatccaaaCATAAACCAATGTGATTTCCTTGTTCTTACTCCCATGGTTGTGGTGGAGCATACAGGAAAGTGGAAACCATTTGGGTCCATTTAAGGTGATAATATGAAAAGGAAAATGTAGGTTAAAATAAATAGAGAATAAAATAGATGGTGGTGTAAAAATGTTTAAAGTTTAATAGGTATTTATAGAGGATAAAAGTATgaaagatagatagatagatgtagagagagagagagagagagagagatggtcaAGCCATGGCACGAGTAGCATTTGCGAGGACCGGAGAACAATCAAAACATTGGTGATGCGGTGAGTTTGTCTGATACGGATTAAAGATTTCTAATGGTTCGTGGTATCAGAAGCCCTAGAGAGAAGAAAATCAGTGATATGTTTAAGGACGGTGGCGTCAAGGCACTATGCATTATGATGTTATTAGCGGGGATGGCGATGACGGTGGTGGTGGTCATAGGCAGTAACCAATGATGGTGGTAGTGATGACATGGTGGCGATGGAAATGACAGGGTTTATGGAGCGGCTAAGGTAGAAttcgattagggtttcttttatagagGATGATGATAATAGCGGGATAATTCCCTGTCTCCTTCCATTAACAGTAAAGGGTATAAATATGCAAAGTGATGGGTCATCCTCAAGAGGGGCCGAATATACAACACAAGTACATAATGGGCTAGACAAGGTATAATACTTATACAATGTACACTAATATGCCCCCATAATTTGAACGGGAGGAGGATAGATGCTTAAACTGTTGTGAAACTTCGAGAAAAGTGGAAATGGAAGCCCCTTGGTGAAGATGTATGTGTATTGAAATCGAGAGGGAACATGAAGAACACGAACGTGACCGATAGCGACTTTGTCCCGGCCAAAGTGGATGTCAAGCTCTATGTGTTTGGTACGTTGATGTTGAACCGGGTTTCCAGACATATATATGGCACTGATGTTGTCGCAGTAGACAAGTGTAGCCGAGCGCGGAGACGAGTGAAGTTCTCGGAGAAGGTTGCAGAGCCAATTCGTCTCGGCTACAACATTTGCTAGACCCCAATATTCTGCTTCGGCACTGGACCGTGATACCATGTTTTGTCACTCCAAAGACCAGGAGACTAGGTTATCACCGATAAAAACGCAGTAGCCTGATGTAGATCGACGGGTCGTAGGGCATCCGTACCAATCAACATCAGAGTAAGTTGTGAGAGTAGATGCAGAAGAGGCATATAATTTTAAGTCATGATCTAGAGTACCACGAAGGTAACGAAGAATGTGTTTGagagtgtaacatcccgatgatgaggtattttcaattttaaccctATGTATGAAGGAATATTGCATTTAGACCATTGTGCTTGAGAAAGATTGCAAAAATGACACATAgtggcattttggtgatttagCCAAAGtgttagtacgttgggcgtacgttgtGTAGGTTGGGCATACTAGGGTGGACcctagtacgctgcgcgtacaccGTGTACGCAGGGTATACCTGAtaaaaccttaaaccctaatttttagggtttggtccatatataagcatcattatcacctcatttctcattccctcatcagcctccacctggaaaaaaaaaaaaaaaaaaaaaaaaaaaaaaaaaaagtccctctagctaaccctaagtgagaagagtgcatCTTGAGCTCATCTTTGTGTTTTGGTGacattcttgaagaagaagaagaaggtggtaggAAGACCTTGAAGCTTGGAAGCAACTTAGATCTAGGATTCTCTCCTTGCTAGCAACCTCcgggaggtaaaaagctccttgctttatcatcttatcttgtagatctagccaTTTCTTCATTTAGGGTGTTTTTGGTCTCAACTatgatgattcttgagcatggcatgctcttaattgaataagtcgtcctttcagacctaatgaggggtcttgagtcataaaaatgtggtcttgatgcttAGTTTTTCCCTATGCATGCTTTAGAAGGtcttaagtgatgggttttgagcattacaacattcctatggtgcacatgcaaccctaatgctttggatctaggtttttctcaagttatacatgcaaatcaattatccaaagcaaaaccctagatctagcatacataatttcGAAATTCATAAATATAAAAGGGTTGgaagattacctcacttgttatattgtaataacaagagCAATcattgactcttgaaagcttagtgccccaggtgttgcacctctaatggagtcacaaacactcaacaCAACAAGGATAACTTGGAGAGATGATGAAGTCGACCAAGTCCTCTTAGAATCACATGGGGGTTGAAATCCTTAGGGTTCAGGAGGTTTATATATGGCTATGTTGCTTAACCTTTAAGCTGGACttgaataaggaaaccctagttcCTAACTTAAGCCCAACGCAACCCATAGACCTCCTtggtagggatgagcatatggaccgggaaAACGGTCGGGCTGGGACCGATACTATAATTTCGTCaatttttggaaccgggacccGGTAAGAACCGGTTGTTGGAACCGGCCGAAAATCGGGAACCGAACCGGATAACTCACTCAAATTTTGAAAGTTGCATAACTCactcaatttaacttttttttgacctgaatctttttcctacatgtagattatgatttttagttaagtttagactataaacacgcttgatttggttaaaaattgaatgagttacaagctCCGCAAAGAAGGGTgtcaaatcaaattttttttatgtttcagcAATTAAATGTAATCTGACTTTGTTGTTAAAATGTGCATAACTCATTCAATTTAACTTGTTTTGGcctgaatctttttcctacatgttGATTAGGATTTGTATttaagtttagactataaaaacgcttgattttgttaaaaattgaatgagttacaagccccaTAAGGAAGCGTGTCAAATcagatttttttttatgtttcaacaattaAATATAATCTGACTTTGTTGTTCAAATATGCATAACTCACTCAATTTAACTTTTTATGACCCGAATCCttttcctacatgtagattaggatttttagttaagtttagactataaaaactcttgatttggttaaaaattgaatgagttacaagccccgcaaggaagggtgtcaaatcagaatttttttatgattcaacaattaaACATAATCTGACTTTGTTGTTCAAAAGTGCATAACTCACtcaatttaacttgttttgacctgaatctttttcctacatgtatattagggtttgtaattaagtttagactataaaaacgcttgatttggttaaaaattgaatgagttacaagccccgcaAGGAAGGGTGTCAAATCAGAATTTTTTTTATGTTACAGAAATTAAACGTAATCTGACTTTGttgttcaaatgtgcataacTCATTCAATTTAAGTTTCtttgacctgaatctttttcctacacttagtttaggttttatagtttagtttagactataaaaacggttgatttggttaaaaactgaatgagttacaagccccgcaTGGAAGCGTGTCAAATCAAACCGGTTCCAAAATCGAAAA includes these proteins:
- the LOC111909256 gene encoding probable cyclic nucleotide-gated ion channel 5, producing MFKCSSKSHFMRLDDLDSRSSSSPASSVAINKHGFKGLKSIGQSLKLGVTRAIFAEDLKVSEKKIFDPQDKFLLTWNKFFVVSCILAVSLDPLFFYLPVFDQSKTCLGIDQNLAIIATTIRTFVDSFYLIHMALQFRTAFIAPSSRVFGRGELVIDPTQIAKRYLKWYFIIDFLAILPLPQIIIWKYLHGSKGADVLSTKQSLFFIVLLQYIPRFARIVPLTSELKRTAGVIAETTWAGAAYYLLLYMLASHIVGAFWYILSVERNDTCWQMACERNGHDVNLLYCGNSHVPGYNNWSSVSNSVLTEACTPDGDDPPFDFGIFEQALSSGIVSSNKFVSKYLYCLWWGLQNLSTLGQGLQTSTYPGESIFSITLAIAGLILFALLIGNMQTYLQSLTIRLEEMRVKRRDSEQWMHHRLLPQDLRERVRRYDQYKWLETRGVDEENLVLSLPKDLRRDIKRHLCLSLVKRVPLFEDMDERLLDAICERLKPCLCTDNTYIVREGDPVDEMLFIIRGRLESVTTDGGRTGFFNRSLLKEGDFCGEELLTWALDPKSGSNLPSSTRTVMALREVEAFALKADELKFVAGQFRRLHSRQVQHTFRFYSQQWRTWAACFIQAAWRRYCRRKMLRRKEEEEVELGGGGDGGSRSLGVTFLVSKFATNAVRGVHRNRNRDGDRERNLNMGRELVNLPKPPEPDFSADAD